The window GCGACCTGCTGCTGGAATCGATAAACCGTTTGCTCTAGGGCGGGGGAAAAGCAGCCTCCGGTGAATTTGGGTGACTGGCGTCCGACTTGCATGCGCTCAATCATGTCGATGTCTTCGTCGTTGGTAACTTTCCACAAATCGATGGGGAGGTGACGCAGGGCGGTGTTCTCGGGGGTCATGGCGTCATCGCCTACGAAGTAGAACACCATGCGTTCGGCTGTTTGGTCGGGTTGGAGGGGGTTCACGGTAAAGACGAGGAAATAGTCGGGATGAACTCCCAGCATTAGGTTGGGGAAAACGGTGATATATTCGGCGACAGTTTGTTTGCCCATATCTGCCAGGTTCGGGAAGGTGGGCAGCGATCGCCCCTCAATCACGCCGCTTTGATAACGCAAACTCCCCTGCCCGACATGGGGATCGGCAACGTCAAAGCCAAAATGGTCTTCCATGCGGGAGCAGTTGTTCAGAGCGGGATGCACCCAACTCAGGTGATAACTTTCAGAGAAATTTTCGACGGCGAGCTTCCAATTCGCGTTGCAGGTCAGAGTGACCGCTTTAGATTCGCGACGCAGCAAGCTGAGGTCATAGCCTGACCAGCGCTCAATCACGGGTTGCAGATAAGTTTTCAGCGGTGGGGCGTCTCCCGACAAGTTAACAAAGACCATGTCTAACCACTGTTCGCAGCGGATGGGGACGAGCCCTTTGCTGGCGCGATCAAAGCCAGCATGGGAGTCTTGGTAATACCCCCCAAAGTGAGGCGTGCTTTTAAGGGTACCGTCTAGCTTATAGGCCCAGGAATGATAGGGACACCGGAGACTGCCTTGCACGTTGCAGGGCTGATTGACTAACTGCAGACCCCGGTGGCTGCAGACGTTGTGAAAGGCCCGCAGCTTACTCCCTTTTTCTGTCCCGGCTTGACCACCGGGCCTGCGACCATCGCGCACCAAAACAATGGGCATGCCCGCCACTTCGGTCGGATAAACATCCCCAGGATTAGGCACATCTGATGCTAGCCCGACACAGACCCAATAGCGACTGAAAACGGTTTGACGCTCGTGTTGCAGATAGCGAGGCTGGGTGTAAGCGTCTGCTGGCAACCCCTGCTGTGTATAAGATTCCAGGGGCATCACCGGAGCTTCTAGACAAGGCTCTATTGTCTGCACCCCCTCAAGGCTATGCATTAAAGAGACATCAGAACAGGGAGCAAATGCATTTTCTAGATTCATACTCCGCCTCGCTGCTCATAACTTAACGACTGGAATGGCACAACTCGATGGGTAATCGACTGGGAAGAAGGTTTCAATCACAGGGGTATTTCATCTGTACAGATGAAATACTCAAACCACAGAGAAATTCACAGGTGAGCCGTCACCTCTGCTCAGCACTAACGGCTAGCCTAAAAATCTTCACCAAAAGATTTCCCTAGCGGCCCTAAAAAACACGGCCTGAGCAAGGCCTGAATCTAGGCGCAAAGGACTTTTTACTTGGTGGTCAATTACCCGCTCCAACACTTGTCATAACAAGTGTTGAAACTAGACGATAAAACTTGCAATTGTCCAAAAAATGTTTTCTGTTTGACAATTTATAGATCTTTTTTGAAAGTTCTTTTATAAACAGTGCTAATGCAAGGCAATGGCTTGACTCAATTGCTTTTTAAGCGCGTTGGTCAACTGAAGCGAGACCTATAGCAATGAGCTTGACAACCACAGGTATCCCCCAGAAACCTTATCCTGCAATATTTCTACATATTTTGCCATTGCAGAAAAGTTTAAGGGTTCACAAGCCAAATAGCCTTTATTATCATGAAATCTTGAAATTCAAAACTTGTAGTAACAACCTGTATCCCTCAAAACAGAAGCCCATTTATGGTCAGCTTATTCTTTTGCTTTGAGAGTTGCCTGTGAGGTTCCTGCATGCTTTTTGCAAGAATTCTCAGGGGCGTTAGTCATAGCAGAGCTGCATTCAGTTGTTCGAGCTGTACTGAATCTTTGTGCCTAGTGCGCAAGATGTGTGCGAGGCGTTTTAGCGATCATGGATGCTTGAATCGGCATTGACGGTGATATCCAGTTTTCAAGTTATTGAAGTCAAGAGTTGTTCTGTTGGAGCACATCATCGTATGCGTTCCGTGTTTGTGGAGTAGACGTCATCTATGACTCATCAAGACCCCATTGGCCAAGATCAAGAAGATCTGCATCTAAATGGTCACCGTTCTCGAAGTCGCCGACAGCCTGGCGATCGCAACATTACAGGCTACGGCTTTGACTTTCACCCAGAGGTATTTCTGGTCTCTGCCGGGTTGATTCTGCTGTTTGTGGTTGTGACGCTGATTTTTCAAGAGCCTGCAGAGAATGCTTTTGGCGCCATTCAAACCTTTATTGCTGATGCTATGGGCTGGTTTTTGATCCTGTCCGTCAGCATTTATCTTGGCATCGCAATTATTTTGGCCTTTAGCAAATTTGGCAAAATCCGCCTGGGTGGACAAAACGCTCAGCCCGATTTTCCCACCTTTGCCTGGGTTGCCATGCTCATCAGTGCTGGCATGGGGATCGGTCTCATGTTCTGGAGCGTTGCTGAACCCATTTATCACTTCCAAGATCCACCTGCTCTGATTGGCGTGATTGATCCCCTCTCTGGGGAAGCTGCCCAGCAGGCGTTGGGCATTACCTTTTTCCACTGGGGGCTCCATGCCTGGGGGATCTATGCATTAGTGGGGCTTGCTCTGGGGTTCTTTGCCTACAATTGGGGGCTGCCGCTTACGATTCGCTCCGTGTTTTATCCCATCTTGGGCGATCGCATTTATGGCTGGCCCGGTAATGTGGTGGATATTTTGGCCGTAGCCTCCACCTTATTTGGGCTGGCAACCTCCCTCGGATTTGGGGTACAGCAGGTCAATGCCGGGTTCAACTTTTTAGTCGGTCTACCCATTAGCACACCAATTCAGGTCGGGTTAATTGCGATCATTACAGGCTTTGCCACCGCTTCTGTAGTCTCTGGCCTGGATGCTGGGGTGCGGCGCCTCAGCGAACTCAATATGATTCTGGCCGCCATCTTCATGGGGTTTGTGTTGCTAGTAGGGCCAACCTTGTTCATCTTGGGGTCTTTTGTCGAAACCTTAGGCTATTACGCGGCTTCCTTGCCCACCCTCAGCTTTTGGACTGAAACCTTTGAGGGGACTGCCTGGCAAAATGGATGGACTGTATTCTATTGGGGCTGGTGGGTTTCTTGGTCTCCTTTTGTGGGCATCTTTATCGCCCGCGTGTCTAAGGGGCGAACCGTTCGGGAGTTTGTGCTGGGCGTACTGCTGCTGCCGTCACTGCTCACCTTCCTGTGGATGTCAGTGTTCGGCGGCACCGCACTCTCAATGGAGTTAGGTGGCTTGCAAGGCGTTATCAGTAATGCCGTGAGTGAGAACGTGGCTACGGCCCTCTTTGTCATGATGCAACAGCTACCTCTGACAGGTATTACCTCTTTTGTCGGCATTGTGCTGGTGGTGGTGTTCTTCGTCACGTCCTCTGATTCAGGCTCCCTCGTGGTCGATAGCCTCACCTCCGGGGGCAAGCTCGATTCTCCTATCACACAGCGTGTTTTCTGGGCTGTGACTGAAGGCGTCGTCGCTGCCGTGCTGCTATTGGGGGGCGGTCTGCAAGCGTTACAAACTGCATCGATTACGACTGGGTTACCCTTTGCAATTGTGCTGCTTGTGATGTGCTACAGCCTGTATCGAGGTCTGAGTCAAGAGCTGGCCATGATTGAAGCCCAAGCTTTGCAGAAAACCGAAAGCGCTGCTGAAGAGGCGATCGTTCAGTAAGGAAAGCAGGGGCATGGTAACCATGCCCCTGCTGGGTTCGATTGCGATCCTCGACTGCGATGCATACCAGGAGAAACGACGACCATGGCTCGGCATTTTGATGCCATTGTGATTGGGGCTGGGGGGGTGGGCAGTGCTGCCACCTATTACCTCGCCAAGGCAGGGCAACGTGTCTTACTGCTAGAACAGTTTGAGCTTAACCACCAGAACGGCAGTTCTTACGGTCACTCCCGCGTCATTCGCTATACCTATGACGACCCTATTTACATCAATTTAATGCGGGATGCCTATCCCCTCTGGTTTGCCTTGCAAGAAGAGGCCGGAGAAACGCTCTATGTCAAAACCGGTGGGCTTGATTTTGGCTTCCCTGACGTCGAAACCTTCCAGGGGCTGAAAGCCAGCATGGATGAGGCAACCCTAGATTACGAACATCTGACTCGGGATGAAATTGCCCGACGCTATCCCCAGTTTGTTCTCCAAGACGGTATGGAGGGATTGTTCCATGCTGA is drawn from Leptolyngbya sp. SIO1E4 and contains these coding sequences:
- a CDS encoding aromatic ring-hydroxylating dioxygenase subunit alpha, which encodes MPLESYTQQGLPADAYTQPRYLQHERQTVFSRYWVCVGLASDVPNPGDVYPTEVAGMPIVLVRDGRRPGGQAGTEKGSKLRAFHNVCSHRGLQLVNQPCNVQGSLRCPYHSWAYKLDGTLKSTPHFGGYYQDSHAGFDRASKGLVPIRCEQWLDMVFVNLSGDAPPLKTYLQPVIERWSGYDLSLLRRESKAVTLTCNANWKLAVENFSESYHLSWVHPALNNCSRMEDHFGFDVADPHVGQGSLRYQSGVIEGRSLPTFPNLADMGKQTVAEYITVFPNLMLGVHPDYFLVFTVNPLQPDQTAERMVFYFVGDDAMTPENTALRHLPIDLWKVTNDEDIDMIERMQVGRQSPKFTGGCFSPALEQTVYRFQQQVAKAVGGVDGEVGR
- a CDS encoding BCCT family transporter → MHLNGHRSRSRRQPGDRNITGYGFDFHPEVFLVSAGLILLFVVVTLIFQEPAENAFGAIQTFIADAMGWFLILSVSIYLGIAIILAFSKFGKIRLGGQNAQPDFPTFAWVAMLISAGMGIGLMFWSVAEPIYHFQDPPALIGVIDPLSGEAAQQALGITFFHWGLHAWGIYALVGLALGFFAYNWGLPLTIRSVFYPILGDRIYGWPGNVVDILAVASTLFGLATSLGFGVQQVNAGFNFLVGLPISTPIQVGLIAIITGFATASVVSGLDAGVRRLSELNMILAAIFMGFVLLVGPTLFILGSFVETLGYYAASLPTLSFWTETFEGTAWQNGWTVFYWGWWVSWSPFVGIFIARVSKGRTVREFVLGVLLLPSLLTFLWMSVFGGTALSMELGGLQGVISNAVSENVATALFVMMQQLPLTGITSFVGIVLVVVFFVTSSDSGSLVVDSLTSGGKLDSPITQRVFWAVTEGVVAAVLLLGGGLQALQTASITTGLPFAIVLLVMCYSLYRGLSQELAMIEAQALQKTESAAEEAIVQ